The window GTTATTGGAGATATATTATATGATAATCCTCTGATTGGAAGAAGGATAGTTCATGCAAAACAGAATGGCGCTAAAATTTGTGCCAATGTTAGTGAAAAGTCAGTAACCAAAAACATTTCAGATGAATATTCAACTGATTCTGTTCAGGAATTTTTACAGACTTATAAGAATGGACTTGATGAAGGCGGATTGATAATATTCAATAAAATTGACTCCGAGAAAGATTTAGATGCAATAATGTCTACTGTTGAAGATTCAGGTTGCAAGGTTTTACCAGTATACAGCAAGTCCAATACAAAAGGAACATTTAACTTTTTAGATTCAAAATCAAAAGAAGAAATGATTGAGCTTCTGGAAAATACTAAGTTATTACTTGTTTTCAATGATGATATTGTCGATGAAATTGAATTTGATTTCTCAAGAATATCAAAAATCATTAGCTTTGCATGCTGTGAAAACAGCACTACTGAAATCTCAGACATTGTCATACCGGTTAAGGCATGGCTTGAAAAAGACGGATCATTCATAAATGCCATGGGTGAAACCCAAACTTTCACAACAATTGTTGAATCTGACATTTTAAGTGAAATTGAGGTACTTGATAAATTATAAATGGGTGATGATTAATGAGTTACGTTCTAGCAAAATCACAAAACGATGAAATACTTAAAGCAGGAGAATGCGGAGGAGCAGTGACAAGCATCTTCAAATATCTGCTAGATGAAGAAATTGTGGATGGAGTTCTAGCCCTAAAACCGGTTGATGATGTCTATGATGGAATTCCAACATTTATTACAGATTCCGATGATTTAATTGAAACAGCAGGTTCCTATCACTGTGCACCAACAATGGTTGGAGATTTAATACAAAAATATTTGTATGATAAAAAGGTTGCTGTTGCAGTAAAGCCATGTGACATAAGATCAATTCAGGAACTGATTAAAAGACACAAAATCAATGAAGATAACATATTTACTGTAGGATTGAACTGTGGGGGAACAGTTTCACCGGTATCTGGAAGAAAAATGATTGACTTGTTTTATGAAGCTGGTCCTGATGATGTAATATCTGAAGAAATTGACAAAGGACAATTCATTATTGAATTGGCTGACGGCTCAGAAGAAGCCGTAAAAATACATGACCTTGAAGAGAAAGGTTATGGTCGCCGTGACAACTGCCAAAGATGTGATGTTAAAATCCCAAGAAAAGCAAATATTGCATGCGGTAACTGGGGAGCAGAGGACGGATGGACATTCATAGAAATCAATGATGAAAAAGGACAAGAGTTAATTGACGGAGCTAAAAAAGCAGGAATACTTGAAACCAAATCACCTGCTGATGCAGCTGTTGAAGGAAGGGCAAAAGTTGAAGGCATCATGAAGAAAATGGCTGGAAAAGCACAGGATGCAATGTATCCGAAAGTCAGTGAAATGGATGAATGGAACCGCTGCATAAGCTGCTATGCCTGTCGTGACATCTGCCCAATATGCTGGTGCTTTGAAAACTGTGAACTGAATAAGTCATATTTCAGTGATGATGCAAATATTCCACCAAGTCCAATAGCATTTCAGGGTGTTAGATTGTCCCATATGAGTTTCAGCTGTGTGGATTGCGGTCAATGTGATGATGTATGTCCAATGGACATTCCTGTTTCACTGATTTTTGACAAACTGCAGAAAAAATATTATAACAGAACTGGCTATGTAGCTGGAGTTTCAGATGACATAAAACCTCCGTTATACAGTCCAGATAAAGTAGAACTATAAATGGGGTGATTATTAATGTCAGATGATTTAAAAATAGTAGGTTTATTATGCAACTGGTGTTGTTATGGTGGTGCTGATACAGCAGGAACCGCACGTATGCAATATCCTCCAAATGTCAGAATCATTCGTGTAATGTGTTCAGGAAGAATCAATCCCTCAATGATTTTCAAAGCATTCGAGGAAGGAGCAGACGGCGTGTTTGTTGGAGGATGTCATATAGGGGACTGCCACTATGATGCAGGTAACTACAAATGGTCCAGGAGATCAAAAATTGTAGAAGATATTCTTGAGGAATTTGGAATTGAAAAGGAAAGATTCCGTCATGAATGGATTTCAGCATCTGAAGGAGAAAAATTCCAGACAACCATGGA of the Methanobrevibacter sp. genome contains:
- a CDS encoding molybdopterin-dependent oxidoreductase; translation: MLEIKHTLCPSCSVGCGINVVLKQGEVVGSFPYKRHPINEGKNCLNGRNSIEEYKNKIKTATVSNSKTDLEKAIDVVKKELSSVDASKVTVICSGNNTVEEIEAIKNFAESRNYNIGFYADNLKNIDGIASYEDIENAKAIMVIGDILYDNPLIGRRIVHAKQNGAKICANVSEKSVTKNISDEYSTDSVQEFLQTYKNGLDEGGLIIFNKIDSEKDLDAIMSTVEDSGCKVLPVYSKSNTKGTFNFLDSKSKEEMIELLENTKLLLVFNDDIVDEIEFDFSRISKIISFACCENSTTEISDIVIPVKAWLEKDGSFINAMGETQTFTTIVESDILSEIEVLDKL
- a CDS encoding Coenzyme F420 hydrogenase/dehydrogenase, beta subunit C-terminal domain, with the protein product MSYVLAKSQNDEILKAGECGGAVTSIFKYLLDEEIVDGVLALKPVDDVYDGIPTFITDSDDLIETAGSYHCAPTMVGDLIQKYLYDKKVAVAVKPCDIRSIQELIKRHKINEDNIFTVGLNCGGTVSPVSGRKMIDLFYEAGPDDVISEEIDKGQFIIELADGSEEAVKIHDLEEKGYGRRDNCQRCDVKIPRKANIACGNWGAEDGWTFIEINDEKGQELIDGAKKAGILETKSPADAAVEGRAKVEGIMKKMAGKAQDAMYPKVSEMDEWNRCISCYACRDICPICWCFENCELNKSYFSDDANIPPSPIAFQGVRLSHMSFSCVDCGQCDDVCPMDIPVSLIFDKLQKKYYNRTGYVAGVSDDIKPPLYSPDKVEL
- a CDS encoding hydrogenase iron-sulfur subunit, which translates into the protein MSDDLKIVGLLCNWCCYGGADTAGTARMQYPPNVRIIRVMCSGRINPSMIFKAFEEGADGVFVGGCHIGDCHYDAGNYKWSRRSKIVEDILEEFGIEKERFRHEWISASEGEKFQTTMEEFHKTLTKLGPLQLE